A section of the Scylla paramamosain isolate STU-SP2022 chromosome 33, ASM3559412v1, whole genome shotgun sequence genome encodes:
- the LOC135089560 gene encoding proton-coupled zinc antiporter SLC30A1-like isoform X2: protein MGRYTGKKCRLLTMFAMTTSFFLVELVVGYITNSMALVADSFHMLSDVLALVIAFLSVKMSPKKWSKNTFGWARAEVLGALVNSVFLLALCFSIFVESLKRLYETEELHNPQMILIVGVIGLIINLVGLVLFHEHGHGHSHGGHGHSHENKLSTINTLVATDDNENDERFTPPPPSILPGSQKSEGNKSASQMNMRGVFLHVLSDAMGSVVVIISALVVWLTDWQYSAYIDPALSLCLVTLITVSTWPLLKVSALILLQTVPTHIQVDGIQKQLLNVDGVLAVHEFHVWQLAGERIIASAHIRCRNLKDYMVLAEKIKKMFHEEGIHSTTIQPEFVEFEDDDASASLDSTEDCILDCPSKDKEGCVANTCCGPSKQSEAVPAASNCRQRNSTEIHIGNQVVENTAEGATEGGYLLVPASVNHVSSV from the exons ATGGGTCGCTACACAGGGAAGAAATGTCGCCTGCTCACGATGTTCGCCATGACCACCAGCTTCTTCTTGGTGGAGCTGGTGGTGGGTTACATCACCAATTCCATGGCGCTCGTGGCGGACAGCTTTCACATGCTGAGCGACGTGTTAGCTCTCGTCATAGCCTTCCTTAGTGTCAAG ATGTCGCCCAAGAAGTGGAGCAAGAACACCTTCGGCTGGGCGCGCGCTGAAGTGCTGGGAGCCCTCGTTAACAGTGTCTTCCTGTTGGCACTTTGCTTCTCCATATTTGTCGAGTCATTAAAAAG GTTATATGAGACAGAGGAGCTGCACAACCCACAGATGATCCTGATAGTGGGGGTCATAGGCCTCATAATTAACCTAGTAGGCCTAGTGCTTTTCCATG AACATGGCCATGGCCACAGCCATGGAGGCCACGGCCACTCCCATGAGAACAAACTGTCCACCATAAACACTCTAGTGGCCACAGACGACAATGAGAATGACGAGCGCTTCACCCCACCCCCGCCCAGCATCCTGCCGGGCTCCCAGAAGTCTGAGGGCAACAAGAGTGCCTCTCAGATGAACATGAGAGGCGTGTTTCTCCATGTGCTCTCTGATGCCATGG GCTCTGTGGTGGTGATCATCAGTGCACTGGTGGTGTGGCTCACTGACTGGCAGTACTCAGCATACATTGACCCAGCCCTTTCCCTGTGCCTGGTGACTCTCATCACTGTGAGCACCTGGCCGCTGCTCAAGGTGTCAGCTCTCATCCTTCTGCAGACTGTTCCCACGCATATTCAG GTTGATGGGATCCAGAAGCAGCTGCTCAATGTGGATGGAGTGTTGGCTGTGCACGAGTTCCATGTGTGGCAGCTGGCGGGTGAGAGGATCATTGCCTCAGCCCACATCAG GTGCCGCAACCTGAAGGACTACATGGTACTGGCGGAAAAGATCAAAAAGATGTTCCACGAAGAGGGCatccactccaccaccatccaGCCAGAGTTTGTGGAGTTTGAGGATGACGATGCTTCTGCTTCCCTCGACTCAACTGAGGACTGCATCCTTGACTGCCCATCCAAGGACAAGGAAGGCTGTGTGGCCAACACCTGCTGTGGTCCCTCAAAACAG TCTGAGGCAGTCCCAGCAGCATCAAATTGCCGGCAGAGGAACAGCACCGAGATCCACATTGGGAACCAAGTGGTGGAGAACACAGCCGAAGGAGCCACAGAGGGAGGCTACCTACTGGTGCCTGCATCGGTCAACCACGTCTCCTCTGTCTGA
- the LOC135089560 gene encoding uncharacterized protein LOC135089560 isoform X1 — protein sequence MGRYTGKKCRLLTMFAMTTSFFLVELVVGYITNSMALVADSFHMLSDVLALVIAFLSVKMSPKKWSKNTFGWARAEVLGALVNSVFLLALCFSIFVESLKRLYETEELHNPQMILIVGVIGLIINLVGLVLFHEHGHGHSHGGHGHSHENKLSTINTLVATDDNENDERFTPPPPSILPGSQKSEGNKSASQMNMRGVFLHVLSDAMGSVVVIISALVVWLTDWQYSAYIDPALSLCLVTLITVSTWPLLKVSALILLQTVPTHIQVDGIQKQLLNVDGVLAVHEFHVWQLAGERIIASAHIRCRNLKDYMVLAEKIKKMFHEEGIHSTTIQPEFVEFEDDDASASLDSTEDCILDCPSKDKEGCVANTCCGPSKQVTSVPRTLSTSIPEANGVVGVQFQRKSSLSLPDITRRSASPLEGVPSNWTSPVITNLPSGTSEKLPSTHTSSPVVLSIQGLDQTLPQGGRELEGSTCSEKQNGAPGKQGNGKSHSDGNIVNQHHRTASVPPSHPDSHTVVIDDAHMDEPQ from the exons ATGGGTCGCTACACAGGGAAGAAATGTCGCCTGCTCACGATGTTCGCCATGACCACCAGCTTCTTCTTGGTGGAGCTGGTGGTGGGTTACATCACCAATTCCATGGCGCTCGTGGCGGACAGCTTTCACATGCTGAGCGACGTGTTAGCTCTCGTCATAGCCTTCCTTAGTGTCAAG ATGTCGCCCAAGAAGTGGAGCAAGAACACCTTCGGCTGGGCGCGCGCTGAAGTGCTGGGAGCCCTCGTTAACAGTGTCTTCCTGTTGGCACTTTGCTTCTCCATATTTGTCGAGTCATTAAAAAG GTTATATGAGACAGAGGAGCTGCACAACCCACAGATGATCCTGATAGTGGGGGTCATAGGCCTCATAATTAACCTAGTAGGCCTAGTGCTTTTCCATG AACATGGCCATGGCCACAGCCATGGAGGCCACGGCCACTCCCATGAGAACAAACTGTCCACCATAAACACTCTAGTGGCCACAGACGACAATGAGAATGACGAGCGCTTCACCCCACCCCCGCCCAGCATCCTGCCGGGCTCCCAGAAGTCTGAGGGCAACAAGAGTGCCTCTCAGATGAACATGAGAGGCGTGTTTCTCCATGTGCTCTCTGATGCCATGG GCTCTGTGGTGGTGATCATCAGTGCACTGGTGGTGTGGCTCACTGACTGGCAGTACTCAGCATACATTGACCCAGCCCTTTCCCTGTGCCTGGTGACTCTCATCACTGTGAGCACCTGGCCGCTGCTCAAGGTGTCAGCTCTCATCCTTCTGCAGACTGTTCCCACGCATATTCAG GTTGATGGGATCCAGAAGCAGCTGCTCAATGTGGATGGAGTGTTGGCTGTGCACGAGTTCCATGTGTGGCAGCTGGCGGGTGAGAGGATCATTGCCTCAGCCCACATCAG GTGCCGCAACCTGAAGGACTACATGGTACTGGCGGAAAAGATCAAAAAGATGTTCCACGAAGAGGGCatccactccaccaccatccaGCCAGAGTTTGTGGAGTTTGAGGATGACGATGCTTCTGCTTCCCTCGACTCAACTGAGGACTGCATCCTTGACTGCCCATCCAAGGACAAGGAAGGCTGTGTGGCCAACACCTGCTGTGGTCCCTCAAAACAGGTAACGAGCGTCCCCAGGACACTGAGCACCTCCATCCCAGAGGCCAATGGGGTTGTGGGTGTTCAATTTCAACGCAAATCTTCTCTCAGCCTGCCAGACATAACAAGGCGCTCTGCTTCTCCCCTTGAGGGTGTACCTTCCAACTGGACCAGTCCTGTTATCACTAATCTACCTTCTGGCACTTCTGAAAAACTTCCAAGCACACACACTAGCTCACCTGTGGTGCTTTCCATACAGGGCCTAGATCAGACCCTTCCTCAGGGTGGCAGGGAGCTGGAAGGCTCAACATGTAGTGAAAAGCAAAATGGGGCACCTGGAAAACAAGGAAACGGCAAGTCCCACTCGGATGGTAATATCGTCAATCAGCACCACAGGACAGCTAGTGTGCCTCCTTCGCACCCAGACTCACACACAGTTGTTATAGACGATGCACATATGGATGAGCCTCAGTAG